A stretch of the Filimonas lacunae genome encodes the following:
- a CDS encoding RagB/SusD family nutrient uptake outer membrane protein, with protein sequence MRLVKLLVFLFILFSLGSCKKWLQVQPEDSSTDEQMYSSAAAIGDVMNGIYLQMADDRIYGRNLTLDKLDLFAQRYYELTAVDAYYYYYSSRSYTTSSVKSNIAGIWSKMYTTIGNVNLFITNLDKYGARHVDATTLRQYYGAAYGLRAFMHFDLLRLFGPVYSSVTTSKLAIPYYTSYDGQTQNILTAEEVIGKIQADLDSAESYLANDPILTSNSIANLNNYRFNYYAVKALEARVYQWIGDKEKALAAARTVIEAQDKFAWITLSKLTNSDNPDRKFFSETIFNVFNSSLYDTHDKIFSSDLSSSLILATGEENQVDKIFEGNMADYRYVYSWPYPTSGSVSFRTFVKYKDISDADSDSSYHARFAIPLMRTSEMYYIAAECETDMNSALDYLNKVRHNRGLASDVSDYSLLGSELAKEYQKEFYGEGQLWYYYKRTGATSIASPNVTSGKAAVALTEYVLPIPDAESTGR encoded by the coding sequence ATGAGATTAGTAAAACTGCTTGTGTTCCTGTTCATATTGTTTTCTTTGGGTTCCTGTAAAAAATGGCTGCAGGTGCAACCGGAAGATTCCTCTACCGACGAACAAATGTATTCCTCGGCCGCTGCCATAGGAGATGTAATGAACGGCATATACCTGCAAATGGCAGATGACCGTATTTATGGAAGAAACCTTACTCTGGATAAACTGGACCTGTTTGCACAACGGTATTATGAACTAACGGCTGTTGATGCTTATTATTATTATTATAGCAGCCGGTCGTATACCACTTCCAGTGTAAAAAGTAATATTGCCGGCATATGGTCTAAAATGTATACTACCATTGGTAATGTCAATCTTTTTATTACCAATTTGGATAAATATGGCGCCCGGCATGTGGACGCAACCACCTTACGCCAATATTATGGTGCTGCTTACGGACTGCGTGCGTTTATGCATTTTGACCTGCTAAGGTTGTTCGGGCCTGTGTACAGCAGTGTTACCACCAGTAAGTTGGCCATTCCTTATTACACCAGCTATGATGGCCAAACGCAGAACATACTCACTGCAGAGGAAGTGATCGGTAAAATTCAGGCCGACCTGGATAGTGCTGAAAGTTATCTGGCTAACGACCCTATTCTCACCAGCAACAGCATTGCCAACCTGAATAATTACCGGTTCAATTACTATGCGGTAAAGGCGCTGGAAGCCCGGGTATATCAATGGATAGGTGATAAAGAAAAGGCATTGGCGGCAGCCAGAACGGTGATTGAGGCACAGGATAAATTTGCCTGGATCACTTTGTCTAAACTTACCAATAGCGACAACCCCGACAGGAAGTTTTTTTCTGAAACCATCTTCAACGTATTTAACAGCAGCCTGTATGATACTCATGATAAGATCTTTTCATCCGACCTGTCGTCCTCTCTTATACTGGCCACCGGTGAAGAAAACCAGGTAGACAAAATATTTGAAGGGAACATGGCCGATTACCGGTATGTATATAGCTGGCCTTATCCTACATCGGGCAGCGTATCGTTCAGAACCTTTGTTAAATACAAGGATATTTCGGATGCGGATAGCGATTCTTCTTATCACGCCCGTTTTGCTATTCCGTTGATGCGCACTTCCGAAATGTATTATATCGCAGCGGAGTGCGAAACAGATATGAATAGTGCGCTGGACTACCTGAATAAGGTACGCCACAACAGGGGGCTGGCTTCAGATGTGAGTGATTATTCCCTGCTGGGCAGCGAATTAGCAAAAGAGTATCAGAAAGAGTTTTACGGCGAAGGTCAGCTATGGTATTATTATAAGCGAACCGGCGCCACCTCTATAGCATCGCCCAATGTAACCAGCGGCAAAGCTGCCGTTGCATTAACCGAATATGTATTGCCCATTCCTGATGCGGAAAGTACAGGCCGGTAA
- a CDS encoding DUF4843 domain-containing protein: MRKKIYYTLFIMVVLPLVMAGCTKKELLKFDEAKLGSSIYFSDNYAKAAVTVNVISFGYLAANVTDSIISFPIYVTGSPSDSDRTYAVQFADTSTMTEGIDFDFYRAPVVRAGRVQDTLMLILHRTAQLKDTTLHVDIKLVSNASFNTAIPYYYSGSDSVSLLQCRITCNDIAGVSYLWTGSYKSTVVGYMGAYSLTKVQLMMAVLGLSSAVFYDSGSTPSIGLFSGWAAYMKNWLANEKLAGRIYYDENGNEITMGVYA; encoded by the coding sequence ATGCGTAAAAAAATATACTATACACTGTTTATAATGGTAGTGTTGCCATTGGTAATGGCAGGATGTACCAAAAAAGAGCTGCTGAAATTTGACGAAGCGAAGTTAGGCAGCAGTATTTATTTTTCTGATAACTATGCTAAAGCGGCTGTTACGGTAAATGTTATTTCTTTTGGTTACCTGGCTGCTAATGTAACAGATTCCATAATCAGTTTTCCCATTTATGTAACGGGTTCGCCCAGTGATAGTGACAGAACGTATGCGGTGCAGTTTGCTGATACCAGTACGATGACGGAGGGAATTGATTTTGATTTTTACCGGGCGCCTGTGGTAAGGGCGGGTAGGGTACAGGATACATTGATGCTGATTTTACACAGAACGGCACAGTTAAAAGATACCACGCTTCATGTAGATATAAAACTGGTTTCCAATGCCAGTTTTAATACAGCCATCCCTTATTATTATAGCGGTTCTGACTCTGTTTCGCTGCTACAGTGCAGGATAACCTGCAATGATATTGCGGGCGTTTCTTACCTCTGGACCGGTTCGTATAAGTCAACGGTGGTGGGATATATGGGGGCTTATTCATTAACTAAGGTACAGTTGATGATGGCCGTGCTGGGCTTGTCTTCTGCTGTTTTTTATGATAGTGGCAGCACCCCGTCTATCGGGTTGTTTTCTGGCTGGGCCGCTTATATGAAAAACTGGCTGGCCAATGAAAAGTTAGCCGGACGTATCTATTATGATGAAAATGGTAATGAAATAACTATGGGTGTTTATGCATAG
- a CDS encoding PKD-like family lipoprotein, whose translation MMYRKLFLGSGLTALLYILVTATSCRKDLGNYSYSEVDTLHIGGLASAITISIGGNPAQFPTFSSSLGLLDTAASQFSYQWIAYNGFATTAEERRIILDTTRNLDRNITLKVGSYDLYYKVTQKSTGVAWIKNIKLTVEGSLVKYGWFVLSQVGDSTQLDYFQDSSGAWNTYPKHYSRVNQLIGDVAGQYSYLRLPGKPLSLTSYNNRDYVNTTAKVYEYINTSEGTQKLNITDGFTWNSQKYVFRNECVLPTPPRAEYIYPSSASQSMAIYNHDVYTYSYTGGVYYNTPVNKLSTGSTFPVSNYMAVTYNSSAFYSIFFDTLNRRFVRFGGSYSSKNCTKISYPSGAFDPDQVQKDLVWMGWTTAYSGQAVAILKDTAASNYYLARLTFTNTGTVTPLSLTDVTTILTGIDKADHFAIDQQYGYLFYTSGGNLYEYDMDNNVVKVAMNLGGKLVSMLKTERLYLYPPTTATFLNNGTRWFPVGYSMILGMYDKANPDNSGEVHFLKPGALATGVTEYFTPFTGMGKVVDVNYLQIL comes from the coding sequence ATGATGTACAGAAAGCTATTTTTAGGAAGTGGCTTAACAGCGCTTCTTTATATACTGGTAACAGCCACATCGTGCAGGAAAGACCTGGGTAATTATTCTTATTCGGAGGTGGATACCCTGCACATCGGGGGCCTTGCCTCAGCTATCACTATTTCTATTGGTGGTAACCCGGCACAGTTTCCTACGTTTTCCAGCTCATTGGGTTTGCTGGATACTGCTGCCAGCCAGTTCTCTTATCAATGGATTGCTTATAATGGCTTTGCAACAACTGCAGAGGAAAGGCGGATTATATTGGATACCACCCGCAACCTGGATAGAAACATCACTTTAAAAGTGGGCAGTTATGACTTGTATTATAAGGTAACCCAAAAAAGTACGGGTGTGGCGTGGATTAAAAATATAAAGCTCACCGTAGAGGGTAGCTTAGTCAAATACGGGTGGTTTGTATTAAGCCAGGTGGGCGACAGCACACAACTGGATTACTTCCAGGATTCTTCCGGCGCCTGGAACACTTACCCCAAACATTATTCCAGGGTAAACCAATTAATTGGTGATGTGGCCGGTCAATACAGTTATTTGCGACTGCCGGGCAAACCTCTGTCGCTTACCAGTTATAATAACAGGGATTATGTAAACACTACCGCAAAAGTGTATGAGTATATCAATACCAGCGAGGGAACGCAAAAGCTGAACATTACCGATGGTTTTACCTGGAATAGTCAAAAATATGTTTTCCGGAACGAATGTGTGCTGCCTACGCCGCCGAGGGCTGAGTATATCTACCCTTCCAGTGCCTCCCAATCTATGGCCATATATAACCACGATGTGTATACCTATTCCTATACAGGCGGTGTTTATTATAACACCCCTGTTAACAAGCTAAGCACGGGCAGTACGTTTCCTGTTTCCAATTACATGGCCGTAACGTATAACAGCAGTGCATTTTACAGTATCTTTTTTGATACGTTGAACAGACGGTTTGTGCGGTTTGGCGGAAGTTATTCCAGCAAGAACTGTACAAAGATCAGTTATCCCAGCGGTGCTTTTGATCCGGACCAGGTACAAAAAGACCTGGTATGGATGGGATGGACAACGGCTTATAGTGGTCAGGCGGTGGCCATTTTAAAGGATACCGCTGCCAGCAATTATTACCTGGCCCGGTTAACATTTACTAATACAGGTACGGTAACCCCATTATCCCTTACTGATGTCACCACTATATTAACCGGTATAGATAAGGCCGATCATTTTGCTATTGATCAGCAGTATGGTTACCTGTTTTATACCAGCGGTGGTAACCTGTATGAATACGATATGGATAACAATGTAGTGAAGGTGGCCATGAACCTGGGCGGTAAATTGGTATCCATGTTAAAAACAGAACGTTTGTACCTGTACCCGCCCACTACTGCTACCTTCCTGAATAACGGTACCCGGTGGTTTCCGGTGGGTTATAGCATGATACTGGGTATGTATGATAAGGCCAACCCCGATAACTCCGGTGAGGTACATTTCTTAAAACCCGGTGCGCTGGCAACGGGTGTAACAGAATACTTTACGCCATTTACAGGTATGGGTAAAGTGGTAGATGTGAATTATTTACAGATTTTATAA
- a CDS encoding TlpA family protein disulfide reductase, producing MKKHVISAAAALWISAAAMAQGNAKIAVISGRMTSLSPAIKNLYLYSTLEGVRESFASVAINTEGEYAFALNNPKEGLYYLSASAEPERGRSYTRLYIKPGDHIEVDLSAKADSAFVTGGSREERMLDKWQRASDKVYRLALYPLGDTATYATFFPAFEKLLPVAEQMKKELVDTDKAFGSYLARLIDADLQIASLSLIYSLRTKHPVKSQYPAYYAQTFHPGMYCDAALLENGDGAKLISLYVMHMFIGKDSVAKIADKDKLYEVVCNDTLKALYVASTLGSYKTPEGIEQAIAPLKSFFATGRLNEKYTKALKGVSTFKAGTAGHEFNYPDTAGRFYSLRKDLAGKVVYLDLWATWCGPCKAELPHLAKVEEEFANENVAFVSISVDEVKDKRKWLDFVKTNHLGGIQLFAGGFQSDIASFYGIKAIPRFMLFDTKGNIVSIDAPRPSNAELKLLLRKTLATK from the coding sequence ATGAAGAAACATGTAATAAGTGCCGCTGCGGCATTGTGGATAAGTGCTGCAGCTATGGCGCAGGGGAATGCTAAAATAGCAGTGATTTCGGGCCGTATGACTTCACTTTCGCCTGCTATTAAAAACCTTTATTTGTACAGTACTTTAGAAGGTGTCCGCGAATCGTTTGCATCAGTAGCTATTAACACAGAAGGGGAGTATGCCTTTGCTCTGAATAATCCGAAAGAGGGGTTGTATTATTTATCGGCTTCTGCCGAGCCGGAACGTGGGAGGTCTTATACCCGCCTGTACATAAAACCAGGAGATCATATAGAAGTGGATCTGTCTGCAAAAGCCGACAGCGCTTTTGTAACTGGCGGCAGCCGGGAAGAAAGGATGCTGGACAAATGGCAACGTGCATCTGATAAAGTGTATCGCCTGGCGCTGTATCCTTTGGGTGATACTGCTACGTATGCCACTTTTTTTCCGGCCTTTGAAAAACTGTTGCCGGTGGCGGAGCAAATGAAGAAAGAGTTAGTGGACACGGATAAAGCTTTTGGCAGCTACCTGGCAAGGCTTATTGATGCCGACCTGCAAATAGCTTCGCTGTCGCTTATCTACAGTCTCAGAACAAAGCATCCGGTTAAAAGTCAATACCCGGCTTACTATGCTCAAACCTTTCATCCCGGTATGTATTGCGATGCTGCTTTACTGGAAAACGGGGATGGTGCCAAGCTGATTTCTTTATATGTTATGCATATGTTTATAGGGAAAGACAGCGTCGCGAAAATAGCAGATAAAGACAAATTGTATGAAGTAGTTTGTAACGATACACTGAAAGCTTTATATGTAGCTTCTACCCTGGGCAGCTATAAAACGCCGGAGGGTATAGAACAGGCCATAGCGCCGTTAAAGTCATTCTTTGCTACGGGCCGGCTGAACGAGAAGTATACGAAAGCGTTGAAAGGCGTAAGTACTTTTAAAGCCGGTACTGCAGGGCATGAGTTTAATTACCCGGATACTGCCGGCCGTTTCTATTCGCTGAGAAAAGACCTTGCCGGAAAAGTGGTGTATCTGGACCTGTGGGCAACCTGGTGCGGCCCCTGTAAGGCAGAATTACCTCACCTGGCCAAAGTAGAAGAGGAGTTTGCCAATGAGAACGTGGCATTCGTAAGCATCTCTGTAGATGAAGTGAAAGACAAGCGTAAGTGGCTTGATTTTGTAAAAACCAATCACCTGGGTGGCATTCAGTTGTTTGCTGGCGGATTTCAAAGTGATATAGCCAGCTTCTATGGTATAAAAGCGATTCCGCGTTTTATGTTATTCGATACCAAAGGCAATATTGTATCTATTGATGCGCCACGGCCTTCCAATGCCGAATTAAAACTCCTGCTGCGTAAAACACTGGCAACAAAATAA
- a CDS encoding alpha/beta fold hydrolase: protein MKQSMILLHGLFGRLSNWETVIDHFKTSYDIHVPALPIFDSPPKADQLLYLTSFLDNYIQQHCLKDVILIGNSLGGHVAILYASLHGDKVKELVLTGSSGLYENTNIGAFPRRSSYDYIRERVAYTFYNPAMATEELVLEVMEVTTDSAKCLCTIRMAKSAQRNYVADLLPGIEVPVWLIWGKEDKVTPVHVAYEFADLLPHAHLTVFDECGHVPMMEKPDHFNAVLSSYLRVQKTN from the coding sequence ATGAAACAATCCATGATTTTACTGCATGGGCTTTTTGGGCGGCTAAGTAACTGGGAAACGGTCATTGACCATTTTAAGACCTCTTATGACATTCATGTACCAGCATTGCCGATATTTGATTCGCCCCCAAAGGCAGATCAATTGCTGTATCTGACCTCCTTTCTGGATAATTATATACAGCAGCATTGTTTAAAAGATGTAATTCTCATTGGTAATTCTTTAGGGGGGCATGTAGCTATACTATATGCTTCATTGCATGGCGATAAGGTAAAAGAGCTGGTATTAACCGGTAGTTCGGGTTTGTATGAAAATACTAATATAGGAGCCTTTCCACGGCGTAGTTCGTATGATTACATCCGGGAGCGGGTGGCCTATACCTTTTATAACCCTGCTATGGCTACGGAAGAGCTGGTGTTGGAAGTGATGGAAGTAACTACCGATAGTGCCAAATGTTTGTGTACTATTCGTATGGCCAAATCGGCACAACGTAATTATGTAGCAGATCTACTACCTGGTATCGAAGTTCCGGTATGGCTGATATGGGGAAAAGAGGACAAGGTAACGCCGGTGCATGTAGCCTATGAATTCGCAGACCTATTGCCCCATGCGCATTTGACGGTGTTTGACGAATGTGGCCATGTTCCCATGATGGAAAAGCCTGACCACTTTAATGCTGTGCTTTCTTCTTATTTACGCGTACAAAAAACTAATTAA
- a CDS encoding Crp/Fnr family transcriptional regulator — protein MTLPPYYQRLIERYPQVSLEEWQLLDQLATVRYIRKGEHFLRVGTVARNAAFVLSGQFKYSFHAEDGAEKIMKFSFADDFLTNCVSFNNNKPSYQNITALEDSVILRFNIKKLQPLYDLHLSILHVNIQLYQDIMQQQAEHQYILSLKSPLERYKFLLKHRPMLIQKISLTNISRYLFTSREALSRARLLVAEDLDNQNAWGCP, from the coding sequence ATGACGCTACCACCTTACTATCAACGATTAATTGAAAGGTATCCGCAGGTTTCTTTGGAAGAATGGCAGCTGCTGGATCAGCTGGCTACTGTGCGGTATATACGGAAAGGCGAACATTTTTTGCGGGTAGGTACCGTGGCCCGGAATGCAGCTTTTGTGTTATCGGGCCAGTTCAAATACAGCTTTCATGCAGAGGATGGTGCTGAGAAAATTATGAAGTTTAGCTTTGCGGATGATTTTTTGACCAATTGTGTAAGTTTTAATAATAATAAACCTTCTTATCAGAATATTACTGCCCTGGAAGATTCAGTGATACTACGCTTTAATATCAAGAAGCTGCAACCCTTGTACGACCTGCATTTGAGCATATTGCATGTGAATATTCAGCTATACCAGGATATTATGCAACAGCAGGCAGAGCATCAGTATATCTTATCCTTAAAAAGTCCTTTAGAACGATATAAGTTTTTGTTAAAGCATCGTCCAATGCTGATTCAAAAGATATCTTTAACCAATATTTCCCGGTACCTGTTTACCAGCCGGGAAGCTTTAAGCCGTGCACGGCTGTTAGTAGCAGAAGATCTGGATAATCAGAATGCCTGGGGTTGCCCTTAG
- a CDS encoding acyltransferase — MITCGVTIGCHSVIAAGAVVTKDIPPYSIAVGNPAKVIKQYDFELQDWVKV; from the coding sequence GTGATCACCTGCGGCGTAACTATTGGCTGTCATAGCGTAATAGCTGCCGGGGCAGTAGTAACTAAAGATATTCCGCCTTATTCCATAGCGGTAGGTAATCCTGCGAAGGTGATTAAGCAATATGATTTTGAGTTGCAGGACTGGGTGAAGGTGTGA
- a CDS encoding DUF3347 domain-containing protein, with amino-acid sequence MSNRVLLAFLLILSARLSAQTTHTPVEEAMKTYLSLKENLVASDSVNAASNAKLLSEAIGKLRIKKANALMLDTLSNVRNEAMEIAKNISETQSIKVQRKSLAALSVKCWYWLQHQPQPAFTIFEQRCPMTGEVWLSSEETIKNPYYPRNMLTCGEVINQTGEAKAPRTLL; translated from the coding sequence ATGAGCAATAGAGTACTCCTCGCCTTTCTGTTAATTCTGTCAGCAAGGCTATCTGCCCAAACCACGCACACGCCTGTGGAAGAAGCGATGAAAACATATTTGTCGTTAAAAGAAAACCTGGTGGCTTCTGATTCTGTAAACGCAGCATCCAATGCAAAATTGCTGAGCGAGGCCATAGGCAAATTGCGCATAAAAAAAGCAAACGCCCTTATGCTGGACACTTTAAGTAATGTACGCAACGAAGCGATGGAAATAGCGAAGAACATCAGTGAAACACAAAGTATCAAAGTGCAAAGGAAAAGCCTGGCTGCTTTGTCCGTTAAATGCTGGTATTGGTTGCAGCACCAGCCACAGCCTGCATTTACCATATTCGAGCAACGTTGTCCTATGACAGGTGAAGTATGGCTTAGCAGCGAAGAAACCATCAAAAATCCCTACTATCCACGCAACATGCTTACCTGCGGCGAAGTGATTAACCAAACCGGAGAAGCAAAAGCACCCCGCACGCTACTATAA
- a CDS encoding bifunctional aconitate hydratase 2/2-methylisocitrate dehydratase — MSRYNEYLKEIEERRGQELHPKPIDGAELLSEIIEQIRDTGNVYRKDSLNFFIYNVLPGTTSAAGVKAQFLKEIILGTAKVEEITPAFAFELLSHMKGGPSIEVLLDLALGNDIAIAQEAAKVLKTQVFLYDADTDRLKEAFKSENPIARDILESYAKAEFFTTLPEVPEEIKVVTFIAGEGDISTDLLSPGNQAHSRSDRELHGQCMITPQAQAEIKALQAQHPDKSVMLIAEKGTMGVGSSRMSGVNNVALWTGKQASPYVPFVNIAPIVGGTNGISPIFLTTVDVTGGIGVDLKNWVKKVDENGKVVRNENGEPILEQVYSVATGTVFTINTKTKKLYNDNGEQELIDLAKALTPQKKEFIRAGGSYAIVFGKKIQTVAAKILGIEPTPVFAPSKEISNEGQGLTAVEKIFNKNAVGTTPGKILHAGSDVRVEVNIVGSQDTTGLMTAQELESMAATVISPIVDGAYQSGCHTASVWDKKAQANIPKLMKFMNDFGLITARDPKGEYHSMTDVIHKVLNDITIDEWAIIIGGDSHTRMSKGVAFGADSGTVALALATGEASMPIPESVKVTFKGQMKEHMDFRDVVHATQAQMLQKFGGENVFQGRIIEVHIGTLPSDQAFTFTDWTAEMKAKASICISEDDTLIQSLEIAKGRIQIMIDKGMDNSRQVLQGLINKADKRIAEIKSGEKPALTPDENAKYYAEVVIDLDVIDEPMIADPDVNNGDVSKRYTHDTIRELSYYGGDKKVDLGFVGSCMVHKGDLKIVSQMLKNLEKQQGKVAFHAPLVVAAPTYNIIDELQAEGDWEILQKYSGFEFNDAAPKGAARTEYENMMYLERPGCNLCMGNQEKAAKGDTVMATSTRLFQGRVVEDSDRKKGESLLASTPVVVLSAILGRIPNVEEYKAAVVGIDLTKFAPPLKNLTSGAVRKDSLSY, encoded by the coding sequence ATGAGCCGTTATAACGAATACCTTAAAGAAATTGAAGAAAGAAGAGGTCAGGAATTACATCCCAAACCGATTGATGGTGCCGAATTACTCAGTGAAATCATCGAACAAATCAGAGATACCGGTAATGTATACAGGAAAGATTCTCTCAATTTCTTTATTTATAACGTACTGCCGGGTACTACCAGTGCTGCTGGCGTAAAGGCTCAGTTTTTAAAGGAAATTATTCTGGGTACCGCTAAGGTGGAAGAAATTACACCTGCTTTTGCATTTGAGTTACTATCACACATGAAGGGCGGACCTTCTATTGAAGTATTGCTGGACCTGGCTTTGGGTAATGATATTGCTATTGCCCAGGAAGCTGCCAAAGTGTTGAAAACGCAGGTTTTCCTGTATGATGCCGACACAGACCGCTTGAAAGAAGCGTTCAAAAGCGAAAATCCCATCGCAAGAGATATCCTGGAAAGCTATGCGAAGGCGGAGTTTTTTACCACATTACCCGAGGTGCCGGAAGAAATTAAGGTAGTAACGTTTATTGCAGGTGAGGGCGATATTTCTACCGACTTACTTTCTCCGGGTAACCAGGCACACTCCAGGAGTGACCGTGAACTGCATGGTCAATGTATGATCACTCCGCAGGCACAAGCCGAAATTAAGGCATTACAGGCGCAGCATCCCGACAAAAGCGTGATGCTGATTGCGGAAAAAGGCACCATGGGTGTAGGTTCATCCAGAATGTCAGGCGTAAATAACGTAGCGCTTTGGACCGGCAAACAGGCAAGTCCTTATGTGCCATTTGTGAATATTGCGCCTATTGTAGGTGGCACAAACGGTATTTCTCCCATTTTCCTTACCACTGTTGATGTTACCGGCGGTATAGGTGTTGACCTGAAGAACTGGGTGAAAAAAGTAGACGAAAATGGCAAGGTAGTTCGCAATGAAAATGGCGAACCTATCCTGGAGCAGGTATATTCAGTGGCTACCGGCACTGTATTTACCATCAATACCAAAACCAAGAAACTTTATAACGATAATGGTGAGCAGGAACTGATTGACCTTGCAAAGGCACTCACTCCACAGAAAAAAGAATTTATCAGGGCGGGTGGATCGTATGCTATTGTATTTGGTAAGAAAATACAGACAGTGGCAGCGAAAATTTTAGGTATTGAGCCTACGCCGGTATTTGCTCCGTCAAAAGAAATTTCCAACGAAGGACAAGGTTTAACAGCAGTAGAAAAGATATTTAACAAAAATGCTGTTGGAACTACTCCAGGTAAAATATTACATGCCGGTTCGGATGTACGTGTAGAAGTGAACATTGTAGGTTCTCAGGATACCACCGGTTTGATGACTGCCCAGGAGCTGGAATCTATGGCGGCTACTGTCATTTCTCCTATTGTGGACGGTGCTTACCAGTCTGGTTGTCACACCGCTTCTGTATGGGATAAGAAAGCACAGGCTAATATTCCTAAACTGATGAAGTTTATGAATGATTTCGGATTGATCACTGCCCGTGATCCTAAAGGCGAATATCATTCTATGACGGATGTAATTCACAAAGTACTGAACGATATCACGATTGATGAGTGGGCTATCATTATTGGTGGTGACTCACACACCAGGATGTCGAAAGGTGTTGCTTTTGGCGCTGACTCTGGTACCGTTGCGCTGGCGCTGGCTACCGGTGAAGCATCTATGCCTATTCCGGAATCAGTGAAAGTAACCTTCAAAGGCCAAATGAAGGAGCATATGGACTTCCGTGACGTGGTGCATGCTACGCAAGCGCAGATGCTGCAGAAATTTGGTGGTGAAAACGTTTTCCAGGGCAGAATTATTGAAGTGCACATTGGTACACTGCCTTCTGACCAGGCTTTCACATTTACTGACTGGACTGCAGAGATGAAAGCAAAAGCTTCTATCTGTATTTCAGAAGATGATACCCTGATTCAATCACTGGAAATTGCGAAAGGCAGAATCCAGATTATGATTGACAAGGGCATGGATAACAGCAGACAAGTGCTTCAGGGCTTGATTAATAAAGCGGATAAGAGAATAGCTGAGATTAAATCTGGCGAAAAACCAGCTTTAACACCAGATGAAAATGCGAAGTATTACGCAGAAGTGGTAATTGATCTGGATGTGATTGATGAGCCCATGATCGCTGACCCTGACGTTAATAATGGCGACGTTTCTAAAAGATATACGCACGATACCATCCGTGAACTTTCTTACTATGGTGGCGATAAAAAAGTAGATCTTGGTTTTGTGGGCTCCTGTATGGTGCACAAGGGTGATTTGAAAATTGTTTCTCAAATGCTCAAAAACCTGGAAAAGCAACAAGGTAAAGTGGCATTCCATGCACCACTGGTAGTAGCAGCTCCTACTTACAACATTATTGATGAACTGCAGGCTGAGGGTGATTGGGAAATATTACAGAAGTACTCTGGTTTTGAATTCAACGATGCAGCTCCGAAAGGCGCAGCACGTACTGAATATGAAAACATGATGTACCTGGAGCGTCCGGGTTGTAACCTTTGTATGGGCAACCAGGAAAAAGCAGCTAAAGGCGATACGGTAATGGCTACCTCTACCCGTTTGTTCCAGGGTAGGGTGGTGGAAGATTCTGACCGTAAAAAAGGCGAATCACTGCTGGCATCTACACCAGTAGTAGTTCTTTCTGCTATTCTGGGAAGAATTCCGAATGTGGAAGAATATAAAGCGGCAGTAGTAGGTATCGATCTGACTAAGTTTGCTCCTCCGCTGAAGAACTTAACTTCGGGTGCAGTGCGCAAAGACAGTCTGTCTTACTAG